ATATGTTTGTTATGCGATAAACGAATCCTAGGCTAAAGATCTTGTCAGTGCGCAGTAAAGGTTGATTGCGATAGTTGCGCAGACCTGATCAAGAACACGGTGTTAGTGTGTAGAGAGTGTAGTGCAACTCCAGTAGTGAGTGTTTTGAGAATTAGATATAGAGTTGAGTGTTCTTGTACTAATCCGAATACAGGCGCGGGTGCTTGTGCTTTTATGGCCCGGTGCGCAACGGTGAGTGCGTCATGGGATTGCGACAGGGTCACGCTAAGGGGAGAAGTGGGAGGAAGACGCGACGTGAATTGAGGGTTCAGCAAGGTGTACCACCAGTTGCTTCCCTTGGGAACTAACTGATTACAATTTACTCTCTAAAAACTTTCCAGACGACACTGGTATACGCTGTATTAATTCCTAGCTTTTTGTCTGACTGCTCATTGGCAGCCGTGCAAACTCCTCGTGCCCGCACTTGTCCAATGACTTGTCCAATGACGAGGCGCCGAATTGAGATGCTAGCGCCATCAGCACTGCGATAACTGCCCAGGTGATTACTATGCTATATACCGAAAGCTTTGGTAGTCTGACGCCCTCGGAGTTGTTTGCTGTAGTCGTTTGATATCGATTGTGGACTGCGGTTTTGGTGACTTGCTGTTCCAAAGGACACAGACAGGTGCCGCAGGATATTCTCGTACCGGGTCACCTACAACAAGCCATGCGACGACAAAGCTGATAAAGGAATATGAAAATAGAGGTCATTGTAAGACTTGGTAAGAAGGGAGATTGCTTGTTTGCTTAATTCCATCGTAATTACAACTAAAGAAACAAAGGTATCCTCAATTGACAGAATAAAAGCTGGCACATTCCTCAACCAGAACCCATCTTATTCGTAAGATCACATGCCAGGACACGTGTCGCTTGTATACTTGAGTAAACGCCATAAAGCAAGAGCAGCAAAGCACCATGAGCTACGGCTATGATGCTACTATGAAAGGCATCTCAATCCTCCCCAAAAAATCCTTGGAGTCCTTCAGCGTTAGCCCAGAATTCGTCATAATTGTCGGCTTCGGCGTTCTCTATATGCTCAACACCAAGATCGTTGTCAAGCACGTGGAAGCGAAGCGGTTCGTAGATGTGAGTTGGTTCGTGGGCGTGAATCGGTTTGTCGTCCGAGTATGTTATATCATACAGATTGTGCCCATTGCGATCCAGACCCGTTTCAAAATGGAGGCCGCGCCATGATAACTCGAAGCCTTCTTCGTCGTAGCCTGCGGGTGGATCTCCATATGCAGGACATCCTACTTCTTCATGGAAGCCGTCCCATAGCATCATGCATATGAAGCAGAACTGAGTTCTGCAGTGGCAGCAATACATGTGGTTGCATGACTCCTTGAGTTCGATCCATGCAGTGCAGTCCGGGCACTGTTTTATGCGGCAGGTCGGTGAGTATTCGGGTAGCCACTTCGGTCTGAGCGTATTGTCAGATTCCACGACGCACTCATGGCATTTATGGCCTTCGCTATCCCACTCTTTACTGCATTCCGTGCAGGTAACGCAGCCGCATGTGCAGGGGGCGACAGTTTGGATGAAGGATGTGGAGTCGAATTGTGTTGGTGGGATGAAGGAACTGCAGGCTTCTTTGGAACAATAGATTCGAGAATGGATCGGGGTATTGTGTTCCTTGATCTTCATCGAGTATGCTTCTCGCATTTCCGGACTTAGTAGGTGTTCTACTTGTTCAAAGGGAATGGGGGCGCAGCACTTGGTTGGGAAAGCCGAGTTGTCTTTAAGGGCGATGGCGTGGGCGTCAACGATGCATTCGTTGCACATTACGTGCTCGGCGCAGGTAACGACGCCTTTGGAAAGCAGAATATCGTCTCCGCAAATACAGCATTCGTACTTGGCTGTATCTTCGTTCAGTTGTAGGGCTGCCATTTCAGCCACTGGCATGATAATGTCTTTCGATGTCCTCGCCGTCTCGGCGGCATCACCCACGGTCTTTTGGTCAACGGTTGGAGTAGATGACATGATTTTGTCGACTTGTTTGTCTTTCCAGAAAGTTTTGCTGGAGACTTCAGATTATAATGTGTGTGTCGTTGAGGAAGAGTTGTGGTAGGTTGCAGTCGTGGTTTGAGTCTGGAGTAGAAAGCTGAGATATAACTGTCTTGTGAGATGTACGAGAGATACAGAAGTTGGCACAGAAAAGCGCATCTTATAGTCGGAAAAAACTCATAAAGTGTGATGGTAATCATGATAGCGAAAATGTAGTCCTCTTAGAATACCATGGACCATGGTAGGTCTTCTACATACTCAGCGAATGAAAAAATCCTTAGCGCAGGCAACTGCATCAGAACAACCCATCAACCCACCGCTACGATACCAACCGATTACAGAGTACAACCTCATCATGGTCACTAAACACGACCTTTGATTACATAAAACACTTACTTTACGCATTTTTATGTGCCCAGTGGGGACTTATTACATTTAGAGACACCACATCAGCTTGCTAGTGTGCTTCCGATGACGTATAGCAGGCCACATTGAACCAGAGATCACTCATTAACCACATTTTTGTATGATCATGACGTTGGAATATGTAGTTAAGCGAGGGGGGTGTACGTCACGGATGCTCCGTGTAATCCAGTCGACCAATACAGAAATAATACATTGCACCAATTCCAGCTACGACTCAGAGGTAGAGCTCTCCACTCGTGATTCCTCCAAAGTGAATACGGCAGGCTGTAACCTATTCTTCCCATTTGGAAATGCTCCTATAATTCTTGTGCACGATATTTGCGGAACGCCTAGCAACGCTCATCCGCTTCACCAGAGTGCCGTTGTCCTCATCCACCTCGATGCACCCATCAATATCCTTCGAGGAACAGAGCGGAATGAGAGTCTTGGAACCCATATCACAGAACTTGCCGTCAGAGCCGATGAAGTCGGGGCCCCAGGACGTGGCAGAACTGCAGAGCTCCTCTGCTGGATGGCTGGTGAAGTTGGACATGATGAGACGCTCCGTCATCCAGAGAGGGCGGTCTTCAGTGCCTCGTTTGTCGGGCTGAGCTGCATGGGGATGAGCTGGTTGGGGAAAAACTGATTGGGGATGAGCTGATTGAGGCCGAGCTGTATGTAGTGGTCAGCCATATGACTTTGCAAAAACATATAGTTGGTCAAGACGTACGTCCAATTGGTTCATTGGCTTGCGCGAAGATGGTAGGCTTGCATACGTTACCGCGGAAGGTATCGATTGAATCCTCGCCGTAAGCTTTGGTATCGAATTTCAGAGCACCGGCAGTGATGTAGTTTGTGTTATCGGCGTCGACCCAAGTACACTTGGGGAAATAATACAAGTGTGAGTCTAAGAGCCTTCCTGCATGGTTAAGGCTGTTGTACCATTTTTGTCCGCAATACCATCCGATGTCACCAGTCCAGGCCGTAGGTGGCATGTCGCCAATCTGCGTGACACTGATCCAAGAAATGCATGTCGCATCTGTGGTGCTGGTTACACTGATGTAGCGGGGTTCTGGGCTGATCCCATACTGGTACAGCTCTTTTGTACAGGTGCCGCCTGACTCAGTGTGGCATCCCTCTCGGTTGCCCATAAGTTCATTGCGATTATTGAAACCATATATTCTGTCGATTGTGCCAGCCTAGAGCATTGTAAGTACCTTTTTGGTTTAGATATGGAGATTCAATTTCACTCACAAGACTGTCGTGTGGCTCGTTGACGACTTCAGACAAACCAGCTATGATGGTATTAGTGCCATCAGTAAGGAATCACTCAGCCATCATACTTTTGATGCTCACGACTGCACCCTTCCTGCCAGGAGGGGCGAAATTTTCTTGGGAGAACCCAACGATACCCAACCTTCCCTGACTGCCGACGCCAATTGCATCGTAGAGAGACATTGCGAAGTACGTAGGCGGAATTCCCGGGGTAAGAGACAAACTGTATCAAGCAAGATGTTTTGAGAGCGATGGTTTTATCTTGTTGCAGAATGTTGAGTAAGAAGGACGGGAGATGAGTTCTTCTGTGTGCGCGCGAAGATTTTTATCTCTTCTACAGTACCACGGTACCCATCCTTGGCGTACCAAACTGAAGAACCATCGATTCAAATAGTTTCGACGAGAGCTCTACCGAGATTTCTCATTCTTACCTTATCTTCACAACTATGCACTTTCTCCGGGCCGCTAGTAAAGTAGTAACTATATCTCTGGTGTCGCTTCCTCTCCGAGTCAACGCGCAATCCGAAAGCAACAAGTTCTTACCCTGTCATTCTGCACTTCTTTTTATCCAAATAACTAACCATCTCGCAGCCAAAACCTAACACTGCGTTTCTTCCAAAACAGCCCAGATTCATGCGACTACAGCGCAACGACCTTTGCTCTAACCTTCACCACATCCAGCATACTCCTTTTGAGCCACTATTCTGACGTGGACGAGCTCTTCGGTGGAAATGCAACGCAGGGCTTTGTCAACCAGACCGGTAATATCGCACTCCCATATACAAGAGAAGCAGGAATATACTAGCACTTGAGAATGTCGACACTTATGACCCGCAAGCAAACTACTCGAGCGTCCCGTACCGCCAGCACATCACTAACCCATTGAACGACATTCAACCCCATCGATTCGCTCAACGCGGTGTGACGCTGTACTGCAGTACGACGTCTTGGAAGATTGGTAGCTTTAACGTGCATGCGCCTAGTGATGATGCTGAGGGTACCTGTTGGGTGTTTGCGAAGAATGGAAATGGTGCGCGGGGATTTTCTTCTTCGCAGGCTATGATGGGTGTGGTTATTGCTACAACGTTAGCCATCTGGCTGGCTTGATTTGAATATTAAGAAATCATAAGATAGTCTACGATTTTCCAAGCATACCCTTCTTGCGTACTATCCTCTAAATGGATAGAGTATAGTATCAGACTTCTCCGTTCATCCCATCCTTCGCTAGCACCGGCACCGCACATCCCagcccctcctcttcctGCATTTTCCTCTGCCACGGCAACATCTCCTTCGCCGGTACGGCTGGCCCCACCTCACCACCCAGCTTCCTCTTCTCCACCCACGCATCCATATCCCTCTGCTCGATAAAATTCCCATGCAAACCCAATCGTAGCTTCACCGGCAAATGCACCACAGCCAGCGGCCCCTGCGCCAGATTCTGCGCATCGAATATCATAATATCGTTGTGTAAAACATCGAGATGATTAAGCAGCGCGATGATGTATCCCTCTCCTTCTACGATTTTCGAAGTGGCAGTAGTTTTGGGTACGAAAACGGGTTCCTGAAATGTGCACGTCGAACCAGCCCAATATGTGTCTTTTCGTCCAGTATCCCACTCGTAATGACCCAGGACATTGAACAAGCCTCCAGCTGGGGGTCCGCACTTGGCGAAGTCGTAAGGCTTACTTGGGTCGATGTTGCATTGCCAGAAATGATTGTACTTTTTTGTTAGCACTCTATCGTCGATGCGCGAGAACTCGCCATTGATGCCGAAGAGCTTGTGTGGCTGAACGCGCGTGTTGGTAGGGGTGTTGGGGTCGAAGACCCAGCGGTATGTGTCGGATACCAGGGCATTGCGCTGAAGGAGCGTGGTTGGTGTGTTTGCTTGGCTGTCTGGGGGGAAGAAGTAGAAGACGTTGTCGGAGGCTACGGTTAGGTCTACCACTATTTTCCCGTCGCTGTCTTCGTAGGAGCCGGCTACGTGACCATGGAAGCCTGTACGTGTTAGTTTGTTTTATTTTCGAGCAAGGAGATTATCAAAGTGGGTTTCATACCGTTGTCGGCGCGCAGCCAGACAATGTCTTCGGGTTTACCGTTACGGCGAGGCACTATGCCATACCACTGGTCCTCATCAGGGTCCCAAGCAAAATGGTTTCCACCTTTCTTGAGGCGATCTGCGTTGACTTTGATTGGTGTCAAGGGCAAGATGAGGTAATTCTTCGTGATTGCACAGTCGTGGATCATGCCACAAAATGGTGCTTTGTACCAGGTCTCCTCCGTCTTCTTTCCATCTTTGTCAATCGTGTACACGACGATATCGCAGCTTGCATCGTATCCATTACCTCCTGCTTCATATCCAAAACAGACCATCTCTCCTGTATCAGGATCAAATTTGGGATGTGCGGTGAATGTCGGAGACTGTACTTGGCCGTCAAAGTCATAGCGGCCAATAGTCTCGAGCGTCACAGGATCCATGGCAAATGGTGGGCCATCTTCTTTGGTGGCTAGAAGTACGCCACGCCAGAAGATGATGTTGGTATTCGATGCTGTTCTAATAATACCTTTTACCATCTCATTGTCAGTGTAAGGGTTCCTGTACCGTCCGAGCAACGCCTTTCGAGCTTTCGCTTCCGCTTTGAAACGATCTGTATGCACGTATCGTTGTCGAAAGTCGACATGACCGTTTTCGAATCGAAATGCTGATACTGAGCCATCTCCATTGAAATGAATATCTTCCTCAAAAAAAGGCGGGAAGCGATGGTCCGGTTGTATGCGGAAGAAAGTCCCGTTGATATCTTTGGGTATCTGCAAATACTAAGCTATAGCTCAACTATGCAAAGCGATAGAATTACCGTTCCCGTCGTTTCAAGCTCGAAGATGTCGGCTTCTAACCGCGATGGTCTGTTAAAACCCTGGAAAAAGCCAGTCTCCGGAAACTTGACTTGATCACCCGAGTGCTTGCCCTCATGGTAGGCTGATTGTGCTGGAGTAGCAAGAGAGAAAATGTGTGCCATCGTCTTTGACTGGCAGCGATTTGCCGCGCCGTATTCGGCCGTAAGACGGGACGTTTGCTCTTGGAATAAAAACACCTGATTTTGTCACCGAATATAATCCGAACCCCGGAGATTACAGGGTTGTATGTGGGGAGAAGAACGTGCGGGGTAGCTTGTGGGTGTATGCCGAGTTTGTACAACGGGAATTGCAAGACACGGGCTGATAACCCCGCGCAGGATCGACTGCAGCGTAGTTCGTCTAGCAGTAATTTGAGCATCCATCATCATAGACTCTTGATGTCTCGCATTGCCGTATACAGATCATGCGAAATGTATACTCAGGGAGATCATACGCTTCTTGGTGCCAAGATAGAGCGACACTGATAGTTGAACACGGGGGTTGACTACCACCAATAAAGCATGTTGACCGTCAAAATCCATAGTGCAGCTAGCTGAGAACCGAGATGGAAAGGGGTCGAACATCTAAAACAAACCATTAGGATCGATAAGACTTTTTGAGACAAAGTTAAAACCTAAAACACACTCAGGTACACAATTCGAAGCCGCCGGACAGTGATGGCTCATTCTTTCTAGTACTGCGTCCATACCAGCTCTGCCATAATCCTGAACGAAGGACACATGGGAGAAACCCTTATCGAGTACTTGTTGATATCCTCGATGTGGGTAACAGAGTATGAAGAAGATCATGCCAACATAATGAACACAGTGAAAACGCCATTTCGTATGAGCCTACGATTGTACACAAAGACTAAACACCTTCGTGTATGGTTACGACTTATGGCACTAAATCCATCTCCGACTGGGGCTTGCTAAGCACAAGCGGAGGGCTGCTAGTTGACGGGTCTGCCCCAAAGTGTGGGGCTCTCAGATCGTCATCGGCGACCTGGTCACCGGTAACGGGGTGGTTGTAGTGAAAAGGCACCACACGCGTGTCGGGCCAGAGCATCGGGGATTCGCATAGGACATCCGGCCCGTTTGGATCTTCCGGGTATGTTTTCGAAAGGAACGGCACATAGTTTGGCTTTGTGTGTGCCCAGCCTTTTTCGAAGGTAGCATGCCAGAAGGGAAAGTACTTCAGCCTGAAGATTTTCCATACGCCATTCTCTTTAATATACTCGTTCTCGTATATGCCACCTTCCCACCATTGTACCAATCCACGTGGATGGGTGTCTTTGATGCTCTCGTGTGTGCCGGCGGACATCATGCTACGGAAGCGGCCTGCGGCTCGGGTGCCTTCCGCGTTTACATCCACTATGCCCTGCATCTGCGGGTGATCTAGGAGAAAACCGTGTACCGGGCCATTGCGGCCAGCTACAAAGGCATTTGCGAAGCGGCCGATGTAGAGCCGCTTGACACCCTCTTTGCCATGAAAGCGCCCTCCAAGGAATTCGACGCAGGTATCAGGATGGTCAGCATAGAGTTCGGCAACCTAGCAAAGTCAGTGAAGGTGCTAGTTTATGTCAGGAAGAAAGCCTACCTCTTTGTAGAGACATTTGTCGAGATAGTAGCCGTATGTGTACTGAAGCTTGCGGATGTTCTCTTGGTCCGCGTGGGGTTAGCGCAGACGCCAGTAAGAATTACTAATCACCTACCACTCAACCGCGTCACCTCAGCCTGCAGCTTTTCCACCGCCGCTTTCAATTGCTCGATTTCGCTGCTCATTATAGCAAATTTCTTAAGTTGGATACGATTGCACAGCCTCAGTCAGTTCTCGAGGCTGCGCACCGCTTCTTAAACTCGGTGCTATACCATTCCAAGGGTGATCCCAGAGGCTTCACAACACTGCAGCTACCGCATTTAGCCATATGCACAACGTGTAAAGCACTCGTATTCCGCATGCGCGAATGAATCCTTCTAATAAAGCGGTATTATAGGTGCGAGATGCACGAAGTTGCGGCTTGATATGGCCGACGGCACTTCTTGAGCAAAGATGCGGAGCTCGATAGCAGGGAACGATCCATGTGGGGTCATCGAGGCAACGCCGCGGGACAGCTCCATTATTCGGCATCCCACAACACTGCATCATCGCGATTTGAGTCTGTAACAGTAAGCTGTGGCTGGCATAGATCCCGAGCTTAGTGCATTCTTAGTCACGGCTAGTGTGAGCTTCTGTGACGGCATTTCTGCAATTATATCTCGACGCGCTGCAGAAAATAGAATTTTCACATCGCTTGGAAAACACTTGCAATATGGGCCTGCCAGAAAAGATTGAAACGCGCCTCTTCATCAATGGAGAAGTTTGTGTTTTCTGTCGATAGAAGAGACCTGAGCTGACGATTGCACAGTTTGTCGAATCATCCAATGGCAAAACATTCGACATAATAAACCCCTCCACATTGAAGCTGGTCGCCAAGGGTCCGTCTCGTTCAACTCACAAGCAACCCATGTATACTCATCATCTCAACAGTACACGAGGCATCTGAGCAAGACACCGACAATGCTGTGGCCGCTGCCAAAGCTGCGTTCCCTGCCTGGTCTGCACTATCTCCAGATCAAAGAGGCCAGTACTTCAAAAAGCTGGCGAAGCTCATCCGGGAAAACAACGATGAATTGGCTACTCTGGAGGCAAGCTCTATGGGTCGTCCCGTAACCGAGTTTTTCGAAGGAAatgccgccgccgccaagTGGGATCGCTACGCAGAAATTGGGTACAATGTGCAAGGTAGGAGGTACGATGCATGGTCAAGGTAGTATGCTGATGGAAATCAGGCACGACTAGCGTGGCTACTCCAGGCTATGTCAACATGACATTACGCCAGCCATATGGTGTCGTGGCCGCCATCATTCCATGGAACGTACCCTTGTATTTCATGGCAGCCAAATTAGCGCCGGCATTGATTACAGGAAACACAACCGTCTTGAAGAGCTCTGAAAAGGCGCCGTTGACGGTAAATATCCCGGTGGCTTAATGTTCAATAAGCTGACTGTAGTAGTCAGCTAAAGTCGCGGCCTTGGTACAGCAGGCAGGATTCCCCCCTGGTGTGATCAATATCATCACGGGCTTCGGAAATGTCAGCGGATCCATTCTGAGTAGCCACATGGATGTCAGAGCTCTGTCGTTCACTGGGTCTAGTCGCACAGGACGCATCATCCAAGCCGCTGCCGCCAAGTCCAATTTGAAGCAAGTGTACCTTGAGCTTGGTGGCAAGTCACCAGCAATCGTTTTCGAAGATGCCGACATTGAGAAGGCTGTAAAGGACACAGCGCACAGTGTTCAGTGGAACAGCGGGCAGGTTTGCATGGCCAACTCTCGTGTGTATGTTCAGGATACAATCGCCGACAGGTACATTGAGCTTTTCAAGCAACGCTTTGAAAACGATACCAAGATGGGCGACCCACTCGATGCGGGTGAGAGTGGCGTCAATCACGGTCCACAGGCAGATGAGGCGCAGCACAAGACGATCATTCAGTATTTGGAATCGGGGAAACAGTCTGGTGGAGAACTCATCACGGGTGGTGGAGCCCCGTCAGATCGCCAAGGCTACTACATCCAACCTACCATTTTCAAGAACACGCCAGAAGACGCCAAGATCATGAAAGAGGAGATTTTTGGTCCTGTCGTCAGCATCAATGTGTTCAAATCAGAGGATGAAGTCCTTGCAAAAGCCAACGCAACCGAGTTCGTCTCATCCCTCTTGGCGAGTACAAGATGAAACACTCTGACTAAGGTGAATCTAGGTTCGGATTGTATGCGTCGGTATTTACAAAAGATATCGACCGAGCAATGCGTTTCGCAAAGGCCCTCGAAGCTGGCACGGTTGGTATAAATTGTACCTCGCCTGGTGAGTGATGACAGGGTGATGACATGTGTGTCGCATGCTAACACTGCCAACAGTGACTGCCGTGGACATGCCGTTTGGTGGATACAAGTCATCAGGATCGGGTCGTGAGGGCGAGCCATTGTACTCTCTTGACAACTTCCTGGAGACGAAGACGGTTCTGATTAAGATATCCTAGAGTTGCGACATGAATCGAGCAAGTGCCATATGATTTGCTGTCCTCGTAACGCTATTCCTCGTTTGCTTTG
This sequence is a window from Pyrenophora tritici-repentis strain M4 chromosome 4, whole genome shotgun sequence. Protein-coding genes within it:
- a CDS encoding Lignostilbene-alpha,beta-dioxygenase — its product is MAHIFSLATPAQSAYHEGKHSGDQVKFPETGFFQGFNRPSRLEADIFELETTGTIPKDINGTFFRIQPDHRFPPFFEEDIHFNGDGSVSAFRFENGHVDFRQRYVHTDRFKAEAKARKALLGRYRNPYTDNEMVKGIIRTASNTNIIFWRGVLLATKEDGPPFAMDPVTLETIGRYDFDGQVQSPTFTAHPKFDPDTGEMVCFGYEAGGNGYDASCDIVVYTIDKDGKKTEETWYKAPFCGMIHDCAITKNYLILPLTPIKVNADRLKKGGNHFAWDPDEDQWYGIVPRRNGKPEDIVWLRADNGFHGHVAGSYEDSDGKIVVDLTVASDNVFYFFPPDSQANTPTTLLQRNALVSDTYRWVFDPNTPTNTRVQPHKLFGINGEFSRIDDRVLTKKYNHFWQCNIDPSKPYDFAKCGPPAGGLFNVLGHYEWDTGRKDTYWAGSTCTFQEPVFVPKTTATSKIVEGEGYIIALLNHLDVLHNDIMIFDAQNLAQGPLAVVHLPVKLRLGLHGNFIEQRDMDAWVEKRKLGGEVGPAVPAKEMLPWQRKMQEEEGLGCAVPVLAKDGMNGEV
- a CDS encoding PutA, NAD-dependent aldehyde dehydrogenase, which translates into the protein MGLPEKIETRLFINGEFVESSNGKTFDIINPSTLKLVAKVHEASEQDTDNAVAAAKAAFPAWSALSPDQRGQYFKKLAKLIRENNDELATLEASSMGRPVTEFFEGNAAAAKWDRYAEIGYNVQGTTSVATPGYVNMTLRQPYGVVAAIIPWNVPLYFMAAKLAPALITGNTTVLKSSEKAPLTSAKVAALVQQAGFPPGVINIITGFGNVSGSILSSHMDVRALSFTGSSRTGRIIQAAAAKSNLKQVYLELGGKSPAIVFEDADIEKAVKDTAHSVQWNSGQVCMANSRVYVQDTIADRYIELFKQRFENDTKMGDPLDAGESGVNHGPQADEAQHKTIIQYLESGKQSGGELITGGGAPSDRQGYYIQPTIFKNTPEDAKIMKEEIFGPVVSINVFKSEDEVLAKANATEFGLYASVFTKDIDRAMRFAKALEAGTVGINCTSPVTAVDMPFGGYKSSGSGREGEPLYSLDNFLETKTVLIKIS
- a CDS encoding RING finger domain containing protein; its protein translation is MSSTPTVDQKTVGDAAETARTSKDIIMPVAEMAALQLNEDTAKYECCICGDDILLSKGVVTCAEHVMCNECIVDAHAIALKDNSAFPTKCCAPIPFEQVEHLLSPEMREAYSMKIKEHNTPIHSRIYCSKEACSSFIPPTQFDSTSFIQTVAPCTCGCVTCTECSKEWDSEGHKCHECVVESDNTLRPKWLPEYSPTCRIKQCPDCTAWIELKESCNHMYCCHCRTQFCFICMMLWDGFHEEVGCPAYGDPPAGYDEEGFELSWRGLHFETGLDRNGHNLYDITYSDDKPIHAHEPTHIYEPLRFHVLDNDLGVEHIENAEADNYDEFWANAEGLQGFFGED
- a CDS encoding SnoaL-4 domain containing protein, which produces MSSEIEQLKAAVEKLQAEVTRLSENIRKLQYTYGYYLDKCLYKEVAELYADHPDTCVEFLGGRFHGKEGVKRLYIGRFANAFVAGRNGPVHGFLLDHPQMQGIVDVNAEGTRAAGRFRSMMSAGTHESIKDTHPRGLVQWWEGGIYENEYIKENGVWKIFRLKYFPFWHATFEKGWAHTKPNYVPFLSKTYPEDPNGPDVLCESPMLWPDTRVVPFHYNHPVTGDQVADDDLRAPHFGADPSTSSPPLVLSKPQSEMDLVP